A window of Canis lupus familiaris isolate Mischka breed German Shepherd chromosome 12, alternate assembly UU_Cfam_GSD_1.0, whole genome shotgun sequence genomic DNA:
AACTAGGTGATCCTGGCTGGTTCCAATATTGGGTGACTAATGTGATGAGGTTAGAAAGATGTTCAGGAGACAATTAATAAGGCTTTATACACTATTCCAAAGGCTTTAATCCTGAAGACATTAAGGAAGGACTTTTTTATGTGCTTAATGATTGGATCGGCTCATCCTGACAATACTGAGCAGTGGAGAAGGGCTTGAATTGGTCAAGATTAGAGACAAGATGACTGTGTAAGAGGCTCTGGCAATGATCTAAGTGAGAAGCAGTAAGAGAGTAAGCCAAGACAGTGGAGACCAAAGAGTTATTGAGGAAATGGCATTGAGCAGGTCTGCTAACTGACTGAATGAAGGAAGAAGAGCTTAAAGATGACACTCGAGTAACTCAGAGGGTAGTAGACTATTGCTTGAAATCAGAAGTGGCCGGTAGGGTGGGGAATGGGAAGTGATAAAGTCAGCTTTTGATTGCCAATTTGGGGATTTCTGGAGAACTTCTAAGAGTAGGTGGGAACAAGAGAGATCTTAGGCTACAAAGTAAAAAACCACAAGCATGTTGTTGTAACGTTGAGTGTAAAGGAGTCTGCTAGGGAGAGTATGCAGATTAAAGCCAAAGGAGGGGACGCTtggatggttcagcagttaagttctgcttttggcccagggcatgatcctggggtcccgggatcgagtcccacattgggctccctgcatggagcctgcttctccctctgcctgtgtctctgcctctctcaatgtgtctctcatgaataaaaaaataaatcttaaaaaaaaaaaaaaagactctttcctctctctctgcttctactcctatactccctttctctaaaattaagaaataaaataaaatctttattttcagagagagaggcagagacataggcagagggagaagcaggctccatgcagggagcctgacatgggactcataaccctgagccaaaggtagatgttcaaccgctgagccatctgggcatccgtaaataaaatctttgaaacaacaacaacaaaaaagtctttAGGATTAAACTCTTTAGAATAGCTTATAGAACTTTTCATTACTTCttcaacacttcttttttttttttatgatagtcacagagagagagagagaggcagagacacaggcagagggagaagcaggctccatgcactgggagcccgacgtgggattcgatcccgggtctccaggatcgcgccctgggccaaaggcaggcgccaaaccgctgcgccacccaggcatcccccaacaCTTCTTTTCAGCTCATTCACACTAGTCACCCAATGTGGGAATCAGATTTTGAAATGTGTTCTGGATAGAAGACACAGATTAAGCAAAAACAGACCAAGTGTGTCTGGGACTTAATCAGGGAGCAAGGAGAGGTCAGTGTCCAGAACATTAGGTGTGGGTAGAGAAACAGATACAGTAGAAAAGAGGATAGGACCCTTTAGTTTGTGAAGCCTTACATTATAGGGAGTGTCCTTTGATAACTCCAGTTTTCGGCACAGTAGATGGTCAGTAAAACATGCCTGAATAATTGATTACTATGGACTATATCAAGTTTTAGACTAAAAATACTTaatgtgaggggtgcctggctgtctcagttggtagagaatgtgattcttgatctcaggatcaagagatcaagcctcacgttgggcatggagcctccctaaaaaaatgaaaagaaaaatactaacgTGGCAGGTAGcagaatttgtttatttgtttattatttttattattttattattatttattaaaattatttgtttattttaaactaaatgatTATCGGAGTGCTTCTGCATAGAGTTGGATAGCGGTTGGTGGATGGGGTGGTTTAGAGGGGAATATGATGGTACGTAGACCTGTACAGGAAGAGAAGTCGTGAGGCTGCTGGTGCCTCCCTTctgatgggggcagggagaagaggagTTAGACATAGTCCCCTCCCTACCTTCAAGGAATCAGGGTTGGATAGAAAGGAGCTGgaatttgttcagatttttttcaagattttatttatttattcatgagagacagaggcagagacaaaggtagagggagaagcaggccccatgccagaagcccgacgtgggacttgatcccgggtctccaggatcacgccctgggctgaaggcagcactaaaccactgagccacctgggctacccaagTCAGATTTTATATAAGATTTCCCACTTTGTTCCATGGGAATGCAAGCTAAACAGTATGACAGGTCACTCTCTGGGATGAAAGATGAACGTACCAACAGTTAAGTACAATGCAGTGTGATTTATGCTAGAATGTTAATTTGAGCAGCGCAGGTAGAGCAGAGGTCCAGGTATTCATTTACTTACCAGACCACTCTGATTACACGGTCTGTGCTTTTCACCAATGACATTTGGGAAACTGAATGTGTGGTATCTCTGTCGTACTTTTCCCTCatgggtggcaggggtggggagagggctttTTTAGTGTATCCTGAGCTGATAGTGGTACCACTAGCACAGCTAATTTTGCTAAGCTAAAAATACAGTAGtcattgggggcacctggctggcttagtcagtggagcataggactcttgatctctgtgTTGGGGGTGAGTCTCACGTTGAGTATATGATcaccaaaatataaaatcttaaaagcaaaacaaaaaaccaaaccgaGAAACAATAGGAATCATCTCTGAATACTCTGACTACTTACTTCCCATTCCCACTTTTGTCTTCACCTTGTGAATTCTACTTCTCCCTTCCACTGCTACCAGGGCACCATTGTCTTTTGTGGGACAGTACAAATGCCTGGGGAATgatagaaaatagtaaaatagacTGGAGCCACTGAGAGCTTTGCAGGGGTGGTCATGCTGTTTTGGGATTTGTAGATAAGCATTCACAATGTCTGTTTAACCTTTTAGACAAAGTGgtgaagaaggggaagaaggacaaaaagaccaaaaagacGGTGAGAAAATGAGGGTTGTCGGTAAGAAATGACCATGGATATTTCCAACCAAAATATGGCCatgtggaggaggtgggggctctggagaggaaggaaggtgaggGTGGACTGGAGGGTCAGTGGGCCTATGTGTGAGGGGGCTGGTCTCAGAGCCACATTTACCTGTATTTTACCTCCCTTTACAGTTCTTTGAGGAGCTGGCTATAGAAGATAAACAGgctggggaagaagagaaggtgCTTAAGGAGAAGGAGCAACAGCAACAGCAGGTTCAAGTGTCAGGGGGTCCGCCAACCCTGTCCAGCTTACATTGTTTCACTCAGCTTATGGGGAACTCTCTGGGGCAGAGATGCAGCAAGGGCCTGGGCTTCATTGTCttactctcttttcctttcagcaGCAAAAAAAGAAACGAGACACCCGAAAAGGCCGAAGGAAGAAGGATGTGGATGAtgatggagaagaaaaggagcTCATGGAGCGTCTTAAGAAGCTCTCTGTGCCAGCCAGTGATGAGGAGGATGAGGGTAAATGACCTGAGGGGAAATGGGTTCCCAAAATTCCTGAGTCATGAATAGTAAAGTGCCTTGTTCCTTGATCTTTGAGTTGGATTAGATGGAGGAACCAGACATTATAACCATTTCCAACCTCATCTTCTCCCTTTGTTATTTCAGTCCCTGCCCCCATACCCCGAGGAGGGAAGAAAACTAAGGTAAGCCATCTGTGTGGTAAACAGAGACCCCAGGGTTGCAACCTTGACCATTCCACTGACTTCTCTGGCCATTCTATTCTCTAGGGTGGTAATGTTTTTGCAGCCCTGATTCAGGATCAcagtgaggatgaggaggaagaagaaaaacatcctCCTAAACCTGCCAAGCTAGAGAAGAATCGGATCAATAAGGTGAAAGTGGCAGCCCTGCTGGTCACTCCCATCCCATGTAGCACCTTCTGGCCATGGTGTGGTAATtcccttgctttttttcctccttttttttctttcttaaatttgtaaatttaaaaaagatcttaaaagatatgtaagtaatctctacatctaagTGGGGCTTgcactcacaaacctgagatcaaggtTTGCACTCCACTAACTGAGGAGGCCAGGTGCCTCTTCTTCTGCTTTTAAACTAATTCCAGGGGCACGTGGGTGATTCAGTTGGGTAAACagccaactcttaatctcagcttgggtcatgagttcaagcccctcattgggttccacactgggcatgaagcctgcctaaaaatgagtaaataaactaGTTTCTAGATCTGTCTTATTTACACTATCAAATCAGCTTTGTGATATCTGTTCTCATCATTCAGAAGTTTGTAATGATTCTGTGGGCTTTAGACTTAAAATCTGAAACAAAGGATCTTTGCTCTTCCTCTTGTACCCTTCTGCAAGGGAATTCTTGCAGAATTGGAATTGGAATTCTTCTTTGTGTGAACAGGCTTGTTCACTTCtcagcattcttttttatgtctcttgaagcatttttttttttctggaggctgttttgttttaagtaatctttacatccaaCTTGGGGCTCGGACTTAAAACCCTaagatcagggtgcctgggtggctcagcagttgagggtgaTCCCGGAGtcacatgatcctggagtcccaggatcgagtcctacatcgggctccttgcatggagccggcttctctctctgcctgtgtctctgcctctctctctttgtctctcatgaataaataaagtgttaaaaaaaacaaacaaacacataaacagaAACCTGGGATCAGTCGCATGCTCCATCAGGTAAGGCAGCCAGTTGCCCTGGAGCCATTTTTTGTTCTTACACTATGTCATCTTCCCTCTTTAGAATGTCTTTTTCAAGCTTATATCCATTATCTGTTCTCAAGATTTGCCCTCTCTTAGGAAGCCTTGCAGTGCTAGTGCCACCCACCCACATTGCTCACTTTCCTGACTCAGTCCCTTAGCTTTGCTAACATCATTTACTAATTTCTTCACTGTTTCATTTCAAGCTGGAAGCTAGGATTTTCCTAGATCTTTTTTCCTGAGTAGGACTTGGTAATACTTAATTTCTAGTTCTAGTCTCCCTAGAAATGCTTAGTAAACAACAAAGTAGTGAATTAactttgtatatgtgtgtgtgtgtgtatgtttgtgcgTGTGTTCTCCAGGCTGTATCCGAGGAACAgcagcctgggctgaagggcagaaagggaaaggaagagaaatcaaaGGGGAAGGCCAAGGTATTGGCAGGTATTGGCAGGAGGAGGTGCTGGGGCTCAGGAATTAGAAAATTTCATCAGACCTGCTGTCTTCCCTGTTAGCCTCATAATAAATTTGCTGCTCTGGacaatgaagaggaggaggatgaagaagaaataacaaaagaaaaggagCCACCCAGACAAGGGAAGGAGAAGGCCAAGAAGGCAGAGCAGGTGTATATTTTGGTGTTTGGGGAAGCAGGAGTTCTGTAAAGGGCCACAGAATAATTTATGGTTTTGGGGACCACATGCAATCTCTAATAcgtatccttttattttaaaatgattctttgaaagtataaaaccattcttagctcgtGGACCATATAAAAATAGGCatcaaacaatggaatattactcagccattagaaacgacaaatacccaccatttgctttgacatggatggaactggagggtattatgctgagtgaactaaatcagtcagagaagaacaacattatatggtctcattcatttggggaatataaaaaatagtgaaagggaataaaggggaaaggagaaaaaatgagtgggaaatatcagagagggtgacagaatttgaaagactcctaactctgggaaacgaactaggggtggtggaaggggaggtgggcggggggtggggatgactgggtgatgggcactgaggtgggcacttgacgggatgagcactgggtgttattctatatgttggcaaattgaacaccaataaaaaataaatttataaaaaggcaTCAAGTGAAATCTGGCCCATGGCCCATTCACCTCCTGATTCAGAGAGGAAAGGACCCTGGTGTAAGCCTCAGATGATCTGGGTTCTGGCTCTGTCAGTCACCAGCAGTGTGACTTTTTCACCTCGAGGCTTATTATCTGTAAGATCTAATGCTCTCTGAGGTCCCTGCACCTCTAGCACTTTCTAATTCTGGATTCAGTTAGGTTTCTCAGTGCTCTGAGtgtttctggacttttttttttttttttttgcatgttagCATATAAGCCACAGAAACTCACTGATACATGAAGAAAACCTGTTTCATTTATTCCCCCCTCCCCTAGTGGTATAGGTAGTTAATTTGTAGATAtgtataattgttatattttatacatacttGTTTATACTATTTGTCATATACCATTGCTGGCAGCAGAAGTGGCTGAAGGACTCCAGGGAGCCCAGGGGttagtgtgtgagagagagaggacccaaCAAGATATTTCAGGACTCTGGGTGGAGAAGGGATGAGCTATGTGCCTGGATGAATGACATGAAATCTGAGTTCTAGAAgggatcttttgtttttcatcacCGCCTGGTTCTCACAGTgttcagaggaagaaggagaagatgaagaggaggaaggggagtcTAAGGCTGATGATCCTTATGCTCACCTTagcaaaaaggagaagaagaagctAAAGAAACAGGTAAGACCTTGGTCAAAGTTAggaacatttgatttttttaatattaaaaaaaaaaaaaattccggtGAGGGGGTTGgtgcatctggctggctcagtcttggcatgtgactcttgatcttggggttgtaacttcaagccccacattggttacTTAAAGTCTttcacgtgatgtgatgagcactgggtgtcatgctatatgttcggaaatttaaaaaataaattttttttaaagatttcatttatttatttgtgagagatacacagagagaggcagagatacaggcagagggagaagcaggctccctccaggaagcctgttatgggactcgatcccaggaccctgggatcacgacccgagccaaaggcagccgctcaaccactgagccatccaggtgctccaaaaaataaaatctttaaaatttttttttcagctaaggGACATCTGAATTTGGAGGGCAAGAAAGAGAGCTTTGGGGGACACtacaagaaaaacaattaaaataaggaaagaatccatccttccttccttccttccttccttctcaaatacataaataaagagagtgagagaacagagagaggaagggagcctgatgtgggtctggatcataacccagagatcataatctgagccgaaggcaggtgcttaacagaccaagccacccaggcgccctgttaACTTTTTCTTGCTGTCTATTGATAAATGGCTCTGTTTGTGACAGGTAATTGACAGACAGTGACTTCATATGTGGCTTTTGCTTCCTTCTCAGATGGAGTATGAGCGCCAGGTGGCTTCATTAAAAGCAGCCAATGCTGCTGAAAATGATTTCTCTGTGTCCCAAGCGGAGGTGTCCTCCCGCCAAGCCATGTTAGAAAATGCATCTGACATTAAGGTAAGGTCTGAGGGGCCCCTCCCAACCATTTTGCTCAGGGAAGCACCACCTTTTCCTGAGGTGGCCGTGGCAGCCAAGAAAGTAAACTGTGAGTGGTTTAGTCCACTGGAAGACAGCTTGGAGGCGCATTCCATACCTTGAGTTCTGTCAGCTTCAGTGAGAAAGTAGGAAAACCAACAGAAGTAGAGGGATCCACCCTTGGAGGTGAAGTAAAATGGGCTAGACTGGCTTAGAATTTGGGAGATGCCAATTCAAAGCAGTGAACAGGAAGGAGACCAGTATGGTAAGAGGAGCGTCATGCTGGAGCTGTCTGTCAGAAGCTTCCCAGCACTTAGGAAGTTATGGCTCTTGTGTACTtgttccttccctctgcttccctgaTGACTGCAGCTGGAGAAGTTCAGCATCTCGGCCCATGGCAAGGAGTTATTTGTCAACGCAGACCTATACATTGTAGCCGGCCGCCGCTACGGACTAGTGGGACCCAATGGGTGAGGAGAGGGCTGAAGCTATAAAGGGGAAGGagctggaaggaaaagaagagatttCTCAGGGGTGTCCTGGTCCCAATAGTTCTCATTCCCCAGGAAGGGCAAGACCACTCTCCTCAAGCATATCTCCAACCGAGCCTTGAGCATCCCTCCCAACATCGACGTGCTGCTGTGTGAGCAGGGTGAGGCCAGTGGTGGGATGGGTTTGTGGGGTCTgaggggtgggcagtgggggtaGAAGAGTCGACTGACAGTAGAAGAAATTGTGGTTATGGAGTGAGAAACGtttgggcagggggcagggattGGGGACTGAGAGATGGGTGCCAACGAGAGGAGATATAGAGAATATTTTATGTGAAACAAGTACAAAGAGTTGGGCAAGGCCAGGCAAACCAGAAGTAGagctgaaggaaagaaggaatgggaGTCTTGGCTCTCTAGGCGACCTGTCTGTCCTTGCCTTCCCCTCAGAGGTGGTAGCAGATGAGACGCCGGCCGTGCAGGCTGTTCTTCGAGCTGATACCAAGCGACTGAAGCTGCTGGAAGAGGAGCGTCGGCTCCAGAGGCAGCTGGAGCAGGGAGATGACACAGCTGCTGAGAGGCTAGAGAAGGTAGAGGAGATGGCGCAGGGGACATGGGCTGAGACTTGGGAGTTCCTAGAACCTCTAGACATgtgtcctcttctccctcctccaggtATATGAAGAATTGCGGGCGACCGGGGCAGCAGCTGCAGAGGCCAAAGCCCGGCGGATCTTGGCCGGTCTGGGCTTCGACCCTGAAATGCAGAATCGGCCCACACAGAAGTTCTCGGGGGGCTGGCGCATGCGTGTCTCCCTGGCCAGGTGGGCAACCCACATCACCACCCTCCTCTTTCCAGCCTCCATCTACTGGGAGGCTTTCCCTTCTCCATGTTTTAGGGCCAGTAGGGAGTTGCAAGGCTTCCTGCTTTCTTCTGTATCATCTGCATTGTCAAACTCAAGATCTTTCCTCCCTACCTGGTGGTATATTTTCATCGACATGTCCTGCATAGGAGCTTCTCTGAGGAGAGATTGGAAAGGAGTGTTCATGGTCTCTTACCAGAGGCTTCTGTGGGGTTTTCTGAGCAAGGATCTTGCTAGCCCCGATCCTATATTTTGCTGCCCCACCCTCTAGGGCGCTGTTCATGGAACCGACGCTGCTGATGTTGGATGAGCCCACTAACCACCTGGACCTCAATGCTGTCATCTGGCTCAATAAGTACATCACCCTTGATTACAGTTTTGACATCATGGGTTCCCATTCTGTCTTTACGATCTagccctttctctcttcctccctttttttttgttgtcgGTCTGCTTCTCTGACCTAACCCTAACCTGACCATTGTGATATGTTCACACTCTTTTCTAAAACCCAGCTACCTCCAGGGCTGGCGGAAGACATTGCTCATCGTCTCCCATGACCAGGGCTTCCTGGATGATGTCTGCACCGATATTATCCATCTTGATGCCCAGCGGCTCCATTACTATCGGGGCAATTACAGTAAGTGAGATCATCTGTAGGGGGAAGAAAGCAAAGGCCTTCGAGAAAAGGCCTTACTTAGAGGGAAGACTGGTAGGGATGCAGTGATGTTAAATCTCCGGAGTCTAGGCAGTGATGCTCACCTCTGTCCTCACTGGTCCTGGTTGTCCCTCTGCTGGGGAGAGAGACAACTGTTGATGCCCATCCTCCTCGTCTGCTGCAGTGACCTTCAAAAAGATGTATcagcagaagcagaaagaacTGCTGAAGCAGTATGAGAAGCAGGAGAAAAAGCTGAAGGAGCTAAAGGCAGGTGGCAAGTCCACCAAGCAGGCGGTGAGCAGCTGGGGGTCTTCCTTTTCTGGAGGGCTTTTCTCAGTACAGAGAAAGAGGGGGCTCTTTCTGGAGGGGCACCACCCTCCATTTCAGGGACCGCTGTGAACAGTGaagatttctccttttctcctttctctccaggaaaagcaaacaaaggaaGCCCTGACACGGAAGCAGCAGAAATGCCGGCGGAAAAACCAGGACGAGGACTCACAAGAGGCTCCTGAGCTGCTGAAGCGCCCCAAGGAGTACACTGTGCGCTTCACTTTCCCTAACCCTCCACCACTCAGCCCTCCTGTGTTGGGTCTGCACGGTGAGTGGCTGCAGACCCCAACAGTGCTGGGTGGAAGCGTGTGCACCCCATGTCCTCCATCCAGCATGGGatccatttcttttctcccaAGGCCGGGACCTTCAGGGTGACTGAAAAGaaagtgaatcttttttttttttttttttttttttcctgcttctcagGTGCGACGTTTGGCTATGAGGGGCAGAAACCACTCTTCAAGAATCTGGATTTTGGCATTGACATGGATTCAAGGAGTGAGTTGGTGTCGAGTGCTTGGGGATGTGAAGCTGGACTGCAGGGACAATTTTGGGGACTTCTGATTACCTGTCTTCCTCCTTGCAGTCTGCATTGTGGGCCCTAACGGCGTGGGGAAGAGCACCCTGCTCCTGCTACTGACGGGCAAGCTGACACCAGTAAGTCCTGGAGCCAGGCCAGGAGAGCATGACAGCTGTGAAAAGGCGGCTGTTCACCAGATGCTAGAGTCAGGCAGCCCCCTTCTAGTGCTGAAGATTTAAATACAGAACTCACCACAGATGACTCATTTCCCTAAGAGGTGTTGTAGAAGAGAGTGCTTGTAGATCAGGTGAGGGGAGGAAAGCAGGTAGAAGAGGGGTTGGACTGGGGGTATCCCTCCCTCACATGTGCTTTGGTTATACGAGAAACTTAAGTCTGTTATAGAATGCTTAGAAATTGTGTAAGAAAATTCTAGAGGTCATTGGTTTTAATTTTGGTGCATTGCTTTCCCCTTTGGTTctgcaaatgtaaaaaaatacatatatatatatatatatatatatatatatatatataaattttttaacaaaaatgggCTCTCAGATTGTTTTATAGCCAGTTCTTTCAGATAATGTacattgagaatttttacatgcCAGTAATTATCCATGTACGTTCATGTTTTTGTGAATTTACTATGATTTATTTGATGTCAgtcacttaaattatttttcactgaagGTCGGTTGTAAATATTCTTATGGTATGTGTTCATGGATGTAGTTTTTTCTTAGGATATACTGCCTATAATCGCTCTTAGGACTTTTACAACAACATATTACCATACAGTGCTTTAGATTGGGTGTAGCCCTCTTTACTCCTTCTAGGAAAGTGTTGAGAATAGAGCCCTTTTCTTCAGACACCACATTGCTAGAGCCTCTCACAAACTGTCTCTTAATCCCCATCTGAGGCAGAATCGTGAAAAAGATGCCATTGGTGGGTCTTGTTGGGTGGGAAGGGGGTCGTCTTTGTCTGTGGTCCCTTCCCTCCTGGTTCTCAATCTGTGTTTTGTGTCTCTCCTCTTCATTCGTCTGTCATTCCCCTTTGGCTCTGTACTATTCTCCTTTCCTGGGTGTGCCTTTGTCACATTAGGGAGAACATCTGGGTTCTTTTTCTTGCATGGACTTATTCCCAGTCCAGTTCTAGTATTTGTCTCCCTTTCAGAAAAGTTGGGGTGTGGAGCAGGACACTGTCTCCCCTTTCCCTTATCTTATCACTTGCTTTTTCCTTACAGACGCgtggagaaatgagaaagaaccaCCGGCTGGTAAGTTAGCTTTGGGAATTAGGGAACAAAGAGTCTGATAGAGGAAGTATGATTTTCACAGACCACCTCCCTCTCTTGGGCAGAAAATTGGCTTCTTCAACCAGCAGTATGCAGAGCAGCTGCGCATGGAGGAGACACCCACTGAGTACCTGCAGCGGGGCTTCAATCTGCCCTACCAGGATGCCCGGAAGTGCCTGGGCCGCTTTGGCCTTGAGAGTCACGCCCACACCATCCAGATCTGCAAACTCTCTGGTACCACTGTAGGGGGCTAGGGAAGATGTCCTTCTCCTTAATTTTCATCTCCAGACTGTACCTAGAGTCAGAAGAGAAGAAGAGCTAGGACTTGGGGAAACTCTGCGCACACATGTTCAGTTTACCTTCAGAAATCTAAGGCAGTCAAGTGTGATGGCCCTCCTCTTCCTTTGCTACAGGTGGGCAAAAAGCCCGGGTTGTGTTTGCTGAGCTggcttgtagggagcctgatgtcctCATCTTGGTGAGTGAGCTGGACCGCAAGAGGGGCTAAAGGTGACAGTATTGGAAGGAATTGTAACGCTTGGTCATGGAATGTCTCCTCCATAGGATGAACC
This region includes:
- the ABCF1 gene encoding ATP-binding cassette sub-family F member 1 isoform X4, whose translation is MDSNLELARLGSALQGIFSSPDKVVKKGKKDKKTKKTFFEELAIEDKQAGEEEKVLKEKEQQQQQQQKKKRDTRKGRRKKDVDDDGEEKELMERLKKLSVPASDEEDEVPAPIPRGGKKTKGGNVFAALIQDHSEDEEEEEKHPPKPAKLEKNRINKAVSEEQQPGLKGRKGKEEKSKGKAKPHNKFAALDNEEEEDEEEITKEKEPPRQGKEKAKKAEQCSEEEGEDEEEEGESKADDPYAHLSKKEKKKLKKQMEYERQVASLKAANAAENDFSVSQAEVSSRQAMLENASDIKLEKFSISAHGKELFVNADLYIVAGRRYGLVGPNGKGKTTLLKHISNRALSIPPNIDVLLCEQEVVADETPAVQAVLRADTKRLKLLEEERRLQRQLEQGDDTAAERLEKVYEELRATGAAAAEAKARRILAGLGFDPEMQNRPTQKFSGGWRMRVSLARALFMEPTLLMLDEPTNHLDLNAVIWLNNYLQGWRKTLLIVSHDQGFLDDVCTDIIHLDAQRLHYYRGNYMTFKKMYQQKQKELLKQYEKQEKKLKELKAGGKSTKQAEKQTKEALTRKQQKCRRKNQDEDSQEAPELLKRPKEYTVRFTFPNPPPLSPPVLGLHGATFGYEGQKPLFKNLDFGIDMDSRICIVGPNGVGKSTLLLLLTGKLTPTRGEMRKNHRLKIGFFNQQYAEQLRMEETPTEYLQRGFNLPYQDARKCLGRFGLESHAHTIQICKLSGGQKARVVFAELACREPDVLILDEPTNNLDIESIDALGEAINEYKGAVIVVSHDARLITETNCQLWVVEEQSVSQIDGDFEDYKREVLEALGEVMVNRPRE
- the ABCF1 gene encoding ATP-binding cassette sub-family F member 1 isoform X2 — protein: MPKGPRQQPPEPEWIGDGESTSPTDKVVKKGKKDKKTKKTFFEELAIEDKQAGEEEKVLKEKEQQQQQQQKKKRDTRKGRRKKDVDDDGEEKELMERLKKLSVPASDEEDEVPAPIPRGGKKTKGGNVFAALIQDHSEDEEEEEKHPPKPAKLEKNRINKAVSEEQQPGLKGRKGKEEKSKGKAKPHNKFAALDNEEEEDEEEITKEKEPPRQGKEKAKKAEQCSEEEGEDEEEEGESKADDPYAHLSKKEKKKLKKQMEYERQVASLKAANAAENDFSVSQAEVSSRQAMLENASDIKLEKFSISAHGKELFVNADLYIVAGRRYGLVGPNGKGKTTLLKHISNRALSIPPNIDVLLCEQEVVADETPAVQAVLRADTKRLKLLEEERRLQRQLEQGDDTAAERLEKVYEELRATGAAAAEAKARRILAGLGFDPEMQNRPTQKFSGGWRMRVSLARALFMEPTLLMLDEPTNHLDLNAVIWLNNYLQGWRKTLLIVSHDQGFLDDVCTDIIHLDAQRLHYYRGNYMTFKKMYQQKQKELLKQYEKQEKKLKELKAGGKSTKQAEKQTKEALTRKQQKCRRKNQDEDSQEAPELLKRPKEYTVRFTFPNPPPLSPPVLGLHGATFGYEGQKPLFKNLDFGIDMDSRICIVGPNGVGKSTLLLLLTGKLTPTRGEMRKNHRLKIGFFNQQYAEQLRMEETPTEYLQRGFNLPYQDARKCLGRFGLESHAHTIQICKLSGGQKARVVFAELACREPDVLILDEPTNNLDIESIDALGEAINEYKGAVIVVSHDARLITETNCQLWVVEEQSVSQIDGDFEDYKREVLEALGEVMVNRPRE
- the ABCF1 gene encoding ATP-binding cassette sub-family F member 1 isoform X5, giving the protein MPKGPRQQPPEPEWIGDGESTSPTDKVVKKGKKDKKTKKTFFEELAIEDKQAGEEEKVLKEKEQQQQQQQKKKRDTRKGRRKKDVDDDGEEKELMERLKKLSVPASDEEDEVPAPIPRGGKKTKGGNVFAALIQDHSEDEEEEEKHPPKPAKLEKNRINKPHNKFAALDNEEEEDEEEITKEKEPPRQGKEKAKKAEQCSEEEGEDEEEEGESKADDPYAHLSKKEKKKLKKQMEYERQVASLKAANAAENDFSVSQAEVSSRQAMLENASDIKLEKFSISAHGKELFVNADLYIVAGRRYGLVGPNGKGKTTLLKHISNRALSIPPNIDVLLCEQEVVADETPAVQAVLRADTKRLKLLEEERRLQRQLEQGDDTAAERLEKVYEELRATGAAAAEAKARRILAGLGFDPEMQNRPTQKFSGGWRMRVSLARALFMEPTLLMLDEPTNHLDLNAVIWLNNYLQGWRKTLLIVSHDQGFLDDVCTDIIHLDAQRLHYYRGNYMTFKKMYQQKQKELLKQYEKQEKKLKELKAGGKSTKQAEKQTKEALTRKQQKCRRKNQDEDSQEAPELLKRPKEYTVRFTFPNPPPLSPPVLGLHGATFGYEGQKPLFKNLDFGIDMDSRICIVGPNGVGKSTLLLLLTGKLTPTRGEMRKNHRLKIGFFNQQYAEQLRMEETPTEYLQRGFNLPYQDARKCLGRFGLESHAHTIQICKLSGGQKARVVFAELACREPDVLILDEPTNNLDIESIDALGEAINEYKGAVIVVSHDARLITETNCQLWVVEEQSVSQIDGDFEDYKREVLEALGEVMVNRPRE